A genomic segment from Conger conger chromosome 2, fConCon1.1, whole genome shotgun sequence encodes:
- the slc2a15b gene encoding solute carrier family 2 member 15b, with the protein MAEEVLLSSAEISGHLTWPLLVVALLASFGSSMLYGFNLAVVNSPADYIKDFYNRTIVSRNGTALDEETVTLMYSLTVSVFAIGGLVGSFMVGALVTRFGRKGTLVNSTVLVFISGGLMGFSRACASPEMVIIGRFITGIHSGLSLSVVPMYLGEIAPKNLRGFLGLIPSIFICIGVFCAQILGLHELLGKEEHWPLFLSLVIGPTFVQLLLLPWFPESPRYLLIEKHDVNATIEALKWYRNKCNIQLEMEEMQEEQRSLSSVNTVSVLELLRDRSVRWQVLSIVVVNMGMQLSGIDAIWFYTNTIFENAGIPPPQIQYTTVGTGAIEVIAGLAGGFTIERLGRRPLMVGGFSFMGLCCAGITLSLILQTHVPFMRYISVGCVIGIIAGFCIGPAGVPFLMTAELFKQSHRPAAYTVAGSLNWISNFTVGFVFPFLQMSAGAFCYLVFCGICVAVAAYVYFVIPETKNKTFMEISELFASKDSAISSHLKLTKMNGYGTLDNCTAVET; encoded by the exons TACATTAAGGACTTCTACAACCGCACCATCGTGAGCCGAAATGGCACCGCTCTGGATGAGGAGACAGTCACTCTCATGTACTCCCTCACTGTGTCCGTGTTCGCAATCGGAGGGCTGGTCGGTTCCTTCATGGTGGGCGCCTTGGTCACTAGGTTTGGGAG GAAGGGAACCCTGGTGAACTCCACCGTGCTGGTCTTCATTTCGGGAGGGCTCATGGGTTTCAGCCGGGCCTGCGCCTCCCCGGAGATGGTGATCATCGGCCGATTCATCACCGGGATACACTCGG GTCTTAGCCTCAGCGTTGTGCCCATGTACCTGGGAGAGATCGCCCCGAAGAACCTGCGTGGCTTCCTGGGCCTGATCCCCAGCATCTTCATCTGCATCGGGGTCTTCTGCGCCCAGATCCTGGGGCTCCACGAGCTGCTGGGAAAG GAAGAGCACTGGCCCCTCTTCCTGTCCCTGGTGATCGGGCCCACCTTCGTGCAGCTGCTGCTCCTGCCCTGGTTCCCTGAGAGCCCGCGCTACCTGCTGATCGAGAAGCACGACGTCAACGCCACCATCGAGG cccTCAAGTGGTATCGCAACAAGTGCAACATCCagctggagatggaggagatgcaggaggagcagaggtCGCTGTCGTCGGTGAACACCGTGTCCGTGCTGGAGCTCCTGAGGGACCGCAGCGTGCGCTGGCAGGTCCTGTCCATCGTGGTGGTCAACATGGGCATGCAGCTGTCCGGCATCGATGCG atcTGGTTCTATACAAACACCATCTTTGAGAATGCTGGGATCCCTCCCCCTCAGATCCAGTACACGACTGTTGGAACTGGTGCCATTGAGGTCATCGCAGGGCTCGCAGGA GGTTTCACCATTGAGAGGCTCGGTCGACGGCCGCTGATGGTCGGTGGGTTCAGCTTCATGGGATTATGCTGTGCAGGGATTACGCTCTCACTCATATTACag ACCCATGTGCCCTTCATGCGCTACATCAGTGTGGGCTGTGTCATCGGGATCATCGCTGGCTTCTGCATAGGACCAG CTGGAGTCCCTTTCCTGATGACCGCCGAACTCTTCAAGCAGTCCCACCGCCCCGCGGCCTACACGGTGGCCGGCTCCCTGAACTGGATCTCCAACTTCACCGTGGGCTTCGTCTTCCCCTTCCTCCAG ATGTCCGCAGGGGCCTTCTGCTACCTGGTGTTCTGCGGCATCTGCGTGGCGGTGGCCGCCTACGTGTACTTCGTCATCCCGGAGACCAAGAACAAGACCTTCATGGAGATCAGCGAGCTTTTCGCCTCCAAAGACTCGGCCATCAGCAGCCACCTGAAGCTGACCAAGATGAACGGATATGGCACTCTGGACAACTGCACCGCCGTGGAGACATAG